DNA sequence from the Lycium barbarum isolate Lr01 chromosome 5, ASM1917538v2, whole genome shotgun sequence genome:
ttcgtattttctaaATCAGAGATCTATGGCTCCGTGAGCTCTCATGATAACCACAatgaacctgttttcacaatcataatgatgatgtcaaagatgagaatattttcctacttgattatgatgatgatgattccgggttaaaggttccaagtttacgatttcaatgacgatataagaatgttgagctatttcttgatttctcaattttattcatggatgatgactatttttaaagattctaaAATATATGAATtaacgccttatgagatttatgatcttattctacgttatCTTAATGCTAttattcattgatagtctcaccttataataattgctccttcaaggtgagacaaagccatgataattattccataatataattggaggttaccgaccttacgtcacgccGATGtacttatagcttttatttgtctctcatgcatgctttatatatatgtatgtattttctcacaccgcgccgcgctatagtcggtcgggcatggcacgtagatgtgcacaccactgcagtgggcatgttatgatattgcctcggacgcgggttaatgatgataacaccgagtcctgaaagggcagggtacgttacacaccaagtcccgaaagggcagggtacgttacacaccgagtcctgaaaaggccgggtacgttatgatgatgatactatatatatgtatgtaagcaaagttttttttaaaaggctaagcatgcatgacatccgccttatgaggcatccagatgtacaagttatctctcttattccatgttactttccatatctatattatgttgttattcatgccttacatactcagtacattattcgtactgacgtcccttcttgtggacgctgcgctcatgcccgcaggtaggcatgGAGATAGATCAGACCCGTAAGTGTTCTATCagtggattctcaggagcactccacttacttcagagctACAGTCTATTTGGtgttgtccttatgatcatttgtattccatgtagaggctcatagacgtatgtgtacagttagatgttttatagctccactggttcatattgttgtctaatattttggtggccttgtcggccttattttgagctcttgacactttactgttagccttgccggttttatgatatacgttatgttgtggcgaccttgtcggtccgcatatgaacatatgtgctgaatgatcggatatctctatgttgggccttttctgcgtgcatatattctttgagttatggtttatgaTGTTCAAAGTCACAGatgagtcaggtggttcccggcctacgggtcggagctcGTCATACTCCTTGTAGGGGTGTGACAATACTTCCACCCCTACCTCAATCCAATATACCACCTTCATCTTCATCTCAACCAAACCCTAATTCTTCAAACCCTAATGTAAACTCTTCTAAATACCCTTCTTCTTCAAAAAGCTTTGCCAATACATTAACGGGTAGAGAGGAAGTCTGTACAGTAATAAAGCAGCAATGTGAGCCTATACCTAGGACGAATCTAACGCATATTGATGGTATTCCAATGGTGAAGTGGACAGAGGCTGAAATCAAAAGAATGGAGATATTGGAAGACCTTCAACATGCAGTAATAGGCAAATTTTCTCATGGGTGGCCTGAGTTGGAAGAACTACGCAACATTATACCATCACAATGTGGTTTAAAAGGTGACTGTAAGGTTGGTTTATTTAGGCCAAGATATGTATTGATCAGATGCTCACTGATGGAAGATTTTATCAATCTTACATTTAGAGGAGCATATTATTTGAAGGCTAAAGATGGTGTTACTTATCAGATGAGGCCTCTTATTTATGATTCTAAGTTCAAAGTGGATGAAGAAACATCTCAGGCAATGGCGTGGATTTCTTTTCCACACTTATTACCTACTTTCTTTGTCAAAGAATCTTTGTTTACTATGGCTTCTGCTGTTGGAAAGCCTTTACAGTTGGACTTGgcaaccataaacaagactcaaccTAGTTGTGCTCGTGTCAAGGTCCAAGTTGATCTTCTTGCTGAATTACCTCAGTTTCTGATGTTGGAAATAGAAAATGAGGATACAAAGGACACCAGGAAGCTGAAAGTCAAAATTCAATATGATTtcttaccaaaatattatactaAATGTGAGATTCAAGGCCATTCTAGAGATGAGTGTAGAATCCTTCATCCTGAATTGAAGAAAACAACAGATGTTGAGGTTACAGGCTCAGATAAAGGGGTGAAGGATACAAGAAATCAAGAGGCACAAGATGTTAAGGATAAAGGAAAGCAGGAGGCACATAGATGGTATCATGGCAGAAATTATCATATGGGGAAGTATGTCCCAAAAACTAACACTTCTGATAAGGGGAATGAAAGCAAAGTTGAGAATGTTGTTGCAAAGAATAATGCTGATTCAGAAGTACAAGTGATGGTGCAAAACAAATTTGATGTGCTAAACACTGTGGAGGAAGGTGGGATACCAAGTACAAGTACATCCAAAGCTGAGGGGGAGAATTCTAATGCAAATGGCAACAAGGATGGTCAAAATAATCAGGTGGAGACTAGGCTGAATAATGCAGATACTACTTAAGTTTACACACAAGGTCAGCTATGTGATCAGGAAGTTATGCCAGGCATTATTCAGGAAAAAGAAATTCATAGCTTATGGGCTGATGAGGTGGAGGAAAAGGAATTGAATACAGGAGAAAGGCAATATGAAGATGGAGAACAAAGTAATACTGATGGAGACTCTAGTAAAAAAGACAGTGTGGAAGAATGATATCATGGTGGCACCAATACAACAGAAAAAGAATTGAATACAGGAGAAAACCAACAAGAACATGGAGAACAAGGTAAAACTGATGAAGACTCTAGTAAAAAGGACAGTGTGGAAGAAGGCACCAATACAGCCGAAAAGGGAACAAGTTTGAGGCAAGTAGAGATTCCAGACAAAGAGGAGGTGCAAAAACAAAATGTTCATCCAGTTCATGATGAGCATGTGGATGTTGATGATACAGGATTAGATGGAGTAAAAGAGGCTACAGAGGGTTCTCCCTCAGTGATAATTCATAATCCTGAGCAAAGAGAAGGAAAAGTGCAGGAAAATGTGCAATCAATAGAGGCAACAGTAGTGGATGTCACAAGTGACAAGATGAAGGAGCAGGTGTATGTGGAGCAAGATGCAGATCCACCAGATCATTCTTCCTCAGAAAAGGCAATGGTGATTTCACATACTGACCATCAACAGGTGACATTTTGTAGAAAATCTTCACCAATCAAAGAACTACATGACCTGATCTCTCATAATATAGATGGCTTGGAAGTAGAGGAGGATGTCAGAGATCTCCTTAAAGAAGACAAGGAGGAGAATATTaagaaaaataaggaaaacatTCTTAAGCAGGCTGATATATCTCCTAATAGCAAGTCTAACAATAAAAGGTcagaagaaagtgaagaagaatgCTATTGATAAGCAAATTCCACTCAGGGTGGTACCAAAGAGGAATACTACTAAATCTAATGTTAAATGATGTTGAAGTCATTCATTTGGAACATTAGGTCAGTGAAGACACAAAAAGCCTTTCATAGGGTACAAATTTTAAACACACATCACAAATTCTTTTTGATTGCTCTCATGGAACCATTTCAACAAGTCAGGACAATAAACCATTATAGAAGGAGGTTTGGCATGTGCTTAACCAATGCCAACAGTAATGGTAAAATCTGGTACTTTGTGGCTGATAATATAGATGTAGAAGTTCTGATGGATTCCCCTCAGCAGATTACTTTGAAGTTGTTTTTACAAGATTTGAATCAACACCTTATTACTACTTTAGTATATGCTAAATGTAGTGCTTCTGAAAGGCTAGAGTTGTTGGAGGATATCTATCATCTTTCCAATACCTTATCTTGTTCCTGGTTAATAGGAGGAGACTTCAATGTGGTTCTGAATGATGAAGAAAAGATaggggtaatcctattcaaccTCAGGATATAGAAGACTTTGCTTTTTGCATAAATTCCTGTGATCTTGAAGAGGTAAACTTTAAGGGTAGTCccttcacttggtggaatggtagagcagATGAAGCATGTATTTTTGAGAGATTGGATAGGA
Encoded proteins:
- the LOC132639737 gene encoding uncharacterized protein LOC132639737, with protein sequence MPGIIQEKEIHSLWADEVEEKELNTGERQYEDGEQSNTDGDSKKELNTGENQQEHGEQGKTDEDSSKKDSVEEGTNTAEKGTSLRQVEIPDKEEVQKQNVHPVHDEHVDVDDTGLDGVKEATEGSPSVIIHNPEQREGKVQENVQSIEATVVDVTSDKMKEQVYVEQDADPPDHSSSEKAMVISHTDHQQVTFCRKSSPIKELHDLISHNIDGLEVEEDVRDLLKEDKEENIKKNKENILKQADISPNSKSNNKRSEESEEECY